The genomic DNA TAGTACAGCGGCACGGGGCTGGTGCGGTCCAGTTCGACCGAGACCGGGGCGGGGGACATGGGATGCAGTCTAGTGCACCGATCGCGAAAATGCGGGGCGCTGTTGAGGGTTTGTTCGTACAATCGCCACTTGCGTGACCGAGCGATCTATGTCCGCACATATCGGAGCTTTGTCAGTCGGTGGGTGTCGAGGACTTCGCCGAGCATCGAGAGTCGGACGCCGTATACGACCTGCTCGAAGGCTATTGAAGAATGTCGGCCGCTTCTGTTAGATTGACAGGACAAACGAGCGGGAGTGATCCACGTCTCGTCCGGGACCAGGGCTAAGGAGGGCCTCCCACATGACTGACACCGGCACCCACGGTGCGCCGTTCGACGTGATCACCATTGGGCGGGTGGGGGTCGACATCTACCCCCTCCAGGACGGTGTGGGGCTCGATCGGGTCGAGACCTTCGGCAAGTACCTCGGTGGCAGCGCGACCAACGTGGCCGTCGCCGCCGCCCGCCACGGTCGCCGGTCCGCCGTCGTCACGGCGACCGGCGCCGATCCGTTCGGGCGCTTCGTGCATCAGGAGTTGGTGCGGCTCGGCGTCGATGACCGGTACGTCGGCGAGGTCCGCGGCCTCAACACGCCGGTCACCTTCTGCGAGATCTTCCCGCCCGACGACTTCCCGCTGTACTTCTACCGCGACCCGATCGCGCCGGACCTCATGCTCGACGACGACGCGCTCGACCTCGACGCGATCCGGTCGGCTCGGATCTTCTGGGCGACCGTCACGGGCCTGTCCCGTGAGCCGAGCCGCTCCGCGCACCACACCGCGTGGGGTGCCCGGGGCCGCGCGCCGCTCACCGTGCTCGACCTCGACTACCGGCCGATGTTCTGGGAGTCCGCCGAGGTCGCGAGCGTGGAGGTCGGCAAAGCCCTCGAGCACGTCACCGTCGCCATCGGCAACCGCGAGGAGTGCGAGGTCGCCGTCGGCGAGACCGAACCCGACCGCGCCGCCGA from Tsukamurella paurometabola includes the following:
- the iolC gene encoding 5-dehydro-2-deoxygluconokinase — protein: MTDTGTHGAPFDVITIGRVGVDIYPLQDGVGLDRVETFGKYLGGSATNVAVAAARHGRRSAVVTATGADPFGRFVHQELVRLGVDDRYVGEVRGLNTPVTFCEIFPPDDFPLYFYRDPIAPDLMLDDDALDLDAIRSARIFWATVTGLSREPSRSAHHTAWGARGRAPLTVLDLDYRPMFWESAEVASVEVGKALEHVTVAIGNREECEVAVGETEPDRAADALLERGVELAVVKQGPKGVLAKTRDERVEVAPHFVDVINGLGAGDGFGGAVCHGLLAGWPLERVLRFANVAGAIVASRRECSTAMPTTAEVETVIEERGADHV